In the Schaalia hyovaginalis genome, CCCGAAGGAGCCCTCTTCCTCGGATCCGGCCTGGCCCTGCCCGGCCTCGTCTCCCCGAGCGCCCTCGCCCTGGCCCCCAACCTCGGCTGGAGGGACATCCCCCTGGAGGCCCTCCTCTCGCCCCTCACCAGCGTCCACCCCGCGATCGTCGCCAACGAAGCCGATCTCGCGGCCTTCGCGGTCGCCAACCCGCTCCCCGGCGTCCCCTCCGGACCCGCCTCCTTCATCTACGTCTCCGGCGAGGTCGGCATCGGCGCCGGCATCATCGTCGACCACCGGCCGCTCAGCGGAGCGAGGGGATGGTCGGGCGAAATCGGGCACATCTGCGCCGACCCCTCCGGACCCCTCTGCTCCTGCGGCGCCACCGGATGCCTCGAGGCCTACCTCGGCCTGCGCGCACTCGGACAGCACGCCGGACTGGGGCGCGAAGCCGGAGTCGAAGACGTGAAGGCCTCAGCACTCGCAGGCGACTCGGCGACCCTCGCCGCACTCGAAGAAGGCGGCGGAGCGCTCGGACGCTCCCTCGCAGCAGTCATCAACGCTGCGGACATCCCCCTCGTCCTCCTCGGCGGCGTCGTCGCCGAGCTGGGCGAATGGCTCGTCGAACCCGCGGCGAAGGAGATCGGGACGCGCGTCCTCCAGGCCGCCTGGTCGCACCCGAGGATCGATCTCATCCCCGATTCGCGCGACCTCGCGGTCAAGGGCGCCGCCCACAGGATCCTCCAACGCCTCGTCGACGACCCGATGGCCTGGACCGCCTGAGCGCCCCGGGCGAAGGGGCGTCAAACGGCGATCCTCGACGCGCCGACTCAATCGAGGGTGGAATGCTCGATCCGATCGACCGCATTCACGCCCTCGATATCGGCCACCCGTTTCATCAGATTCTCAAGGGAATGCGATCCTTCGAAACGCATGATCGCGCGAACACCGCGACCGTGCTCGGTGTCGATCCGCTCCGTTGAATTCACCATCGCCGCGAACCCCAAGCCCGAAGCGGTCACGAGGATCCGGCGCAGCACGCCTTTTTCCGCCTCGTACTCCACGACGAGGCGATCATTCTCCTTCCGTGAAGGAATGCGCTCAAGAAGGGGACCCACGGCGAAGACCAGCAGAACGTGGAGGAGCACGGTCACACAGGCGAGGAGGACCATTCCGACGCCGCAGGCCACGCCGATCGAGGCCGACACCCACACCGTCGCAGCAGTCGTCAGCCCCTTCACCGTGTCGTTGTTGACG is a window encoding:
- a CDS encoding ROK family transcriptional regulator, which produces MKAEHRRRASVVQRSPLKPSERAMAGVKAESLRAMNLSLSLRQILAAPGEISRSGISQATGITRATISRLVDELISAGLVIEIEPPTGGRGRPANRLTPTPGRAVALGLEVNISALDLVLIDLAGQEIAAKRIESDFAGSDPLETMTRLGEAARELLADSLPEGALFLGSGLALPGLVSPSALALAPNLGWRDIPLEALLSPLTSVHPAIVANEADLAAFAVANPLPGVPSGPASFIYVSGEVGIGAGIIVDHRPLSGARGWSGEIGHICADPSGPLCSCGATGCLEAYLGLRALGQHAGLGREAGVEDVKASALAGDSATLAALEEGGGALGRSLAAVINAADIPLVLLGGVVAELGEWLVEPAAKEIGTRVLQAAWSHPRIDLIPDSRDLAVKGAAHRILQRLVDDPMAWTA
- a CDS encoding MgtC/SapB family protein codes for the protein MGDLFSFAHFGYGVGALAMTGLLCSILGLERHYHLKDAGVKTHVLVGVGACLFTLVSVYGFGSSGPAGAPVDPSRLAAQVVSGIGFLGAGLIFVNNDTVKGLTTAATVWVSASIGVACGVGMVLLACVTVLLHVLLVFAVGPLLERIPSRKENDRLVVEYEAEKGVLRRILVTASGLGFAAMVNSTERIDTEHGRGVRAIMRFEGSHSLENLMKRVADIEGVNAVDRIEHSTLD